In one window of Terriglobia bacterium DNA:
- a CDS encoding TolC family protein, translating into MHLTACLFFAGGCAVVASGQQPPTAKVDLQQAIQLALAHNHALQAARTQVTQSKANELTASLKPNPVLTWNDFFLPLFTPSQMNGDYINNASEFDLLFSYTFERGRKRKWRMQNAHDNTAVVQSQVQDNERALAFNVAQQFINVLLAESSLSFAQQNLASFQQTLGVSQERYQKGAISEGDLLKIRLQRLQFQEDVSSAKLERQQALDSLRDLLGYESVPHDYDVAGDLDYTPIQGSVEDFQAKALDLRPDLRAANQAVVAAKSSYMLARANGKRDLTLTSGYSHVAAANDASFSVGMEIPLFDRNQGEIARTHAAITQSEETKNATQQAVMTDVATAYDAVKTGEGIIQLYQSGYLKDSKESLDISRYAYQRGAASLLDFLDAERSYRSTELTYRGTVAAHMLAVEQLHEAVGERPQP; encoded by the coding sequence GTGCATTTGACGGCTTGCCTGTTTTTCGCTGGCGGGTGCGCCGTCGTCGCAAGCGGCCAGCAGCCGCCAACCGCAAAGGTTGATCTTCAGCAGGCCATCCAACTGGCGCTTGCGCACAACCACGCGCTGCAGGCAGCCAGGACGCAGGTAACGCAAAGCAAGGCCAATGAATTGACGGCTTCCCTGAAGCCAAACCCTGTGCTCACCTGGAACGACTTCTTCCTGCCTCTATTCACTCCCAGCCAGATGAACGGAGACTACATCAACAATGCCAGCGAATTTGACCTTTTGTTCTCTTACACATTTGAGAGAGGGCGCAAACGCAAGTGGCGCATGCAGAACGCCCACGACAACACGGCCGTTGTGCAATCGCAGGTGCAGGACAACGAGCGCGCCCTCGCCTTCAATGTAGCGCAACAGTTCATCAACGTCCTGCTTGCTGAATCCTCGCTTTCGTTTGCGCAGCAGAACCTGGCGAGCTTTCAACAGACGCTGGGCGTGAGCCAGGAACGGTACCAGAAGGGGGCCATCAGCGAGGGCGACCTGCTCAAGATCAGGCTCCAGAGGCTGCAGTTTCAAGAGGATGTTTCCTCGGCGAAACTGGAGCGTCAGCAGGCGCTGGATTCTCTGCGCGATCTACTGGGGTATGAGTCGGTCCCTCATGATTATGATGTCGCCGGAGACCTGGACTACACGCCCATCCAGGGCAGCGTCGAAGATTTCCAGGCGAAAGCCCTCGACCTGCGCCCGGACCTGCGGGCAGCCAATCAGGCGGTGGTTGCTGCGAAGAGCAGCTACATGCTGGCCAGGGCCAACGGAAAGCGCGACCTGACTCTTACCTCGGGCTACAGCCACGTTGCGGCTGCCAATGACGCGAGTTTCTCTGTCGGCATGGAGATCCCGCTTTTCGACCGCAACCAGGGCGAAATTGCACGCACGCACGCGGCCATTACACAGTCCGAAGAGACCAAGAACGCCACCCAGCAAGCCGTGATGACCGATGTCGCCACTGCCTATGACGCGGTGAAAACCGGTGAAGGCATCATTCAACTTTATCAATCGGGTTACTTGAAAGATTCCAAGGAGTCTCTGGATATCAGCCGGTATGCCTATCAGCGGGGCGCCGCCAGCCTGCTGGATTTTCTCGACGCGGAGCGCAGCTATCGTTCGACTGAGCTGACTTACCGCGGGACCGTGGCGGCACACATGCTGGCCGTCGAGCAATTGCACGAAGCGGTCGGCGAGAGGCCACAGCCATGA
- a CDS encoding efflux RND transporter periplasmic adaptor subunit, protein MNSKMNNRATRRLRRALLAAVIASFLILPACGHKDSGPTAAQTTAYGSSGAAKAELFSVPDEQMKHVQVVTAVLRSFPVVLRLPGSVAYNAFKTTPVITQVSGPVTQVLVFPGQTVRAGQPMLYVSSPDFAQLRSTYLKAHDAYLLAQSNLERDQDLYAHHAVAQADLLQAQSARNQAMADLQASEQALQVLGIRDPSQLGGAPATSRVQVLAPIAGDVVERMVQPGQVLQAGATQVFTISDMRTVWVLASVYQNDLSYIHIGDRVTIETNAFPTTFHGKISYVAPALDPDTRTLKVRIVTNNPHGMLKKDMYVTAIVQSGNTKALTVPDDAVLRNDVNEPFVYVLSGSNQFSQRLVTIGRSEGGETQILSGLKEGDKVAGNGSLFLQFARSLTG, encoded by the coding sequence ATGAACTCGAAAATGAACAACCGGGCCACCCGGAGATTGCGGCGGGCGCTCCTGGCCGCCGTGATCGCGTCTTTTCTCATCCTTCCGGCCTGCGGGCATAAGGACTCCGGGCCGACGGCTGCCCAGACCACCGCCTACGGTTCTTCCGGGGCCGCCAAGGCGGAACTGTTCAGCGTGCCCGATGAGCAGATGAAGCACGTGCAGGTCGTCACCGCCGTGCTGCGGAGCTTTCCGGTGGTCCTCCGGCTGCCCGGTTCCGTCGCTTATAACGCTTTCAAGACGACGCCGGTGATTACCCAAGTCAGCGGACCGGTTACCCAGGTCCTTGTATTTCCCGGCCAGACGGTCCGGGCCGGACAGCCTATGCTATACGTCAGCAGCCCCGATTTCGCCCAGTTGCGATCAACCTACCTCAAGGCCCATGACGCCTACCTGCTTGCCCAGAGCAATCTGGAGCGCGACCAGGACCTTTACGCTCACCACGCTGTCGCACAGGCTGACTTGCTCCAGGCGCAATCCGCCCGCAATCAGGCCATGGCTGATCTGCAGGCCTCCGAGCAGGCTTTGCAGGTGCTGGGCATCCGCGATCCCAGCCAGCTTGGCGGGGCTCCGGCAACCTCCAGAGTTCAGGTGCTGGCGCCCATCGCCGGCGACGTGGTCGAGAGGATGGTGCAGCCAGGGCAGGTGCTCCAGGCCGGCGCCACGCAGGTGTTCACCATTTCGGATATGAGGACGGTATGGGTGCTGGCGAGCGTCTACCAGAATGACCTCTCTTACATCCACATCGGTGATCGTGTGACGATCGAGACCAATGCCTTCCCGACAACGTTCCATGGAAAGATTTCCTACGTCGCTCCGGCCCTTGATCCGGACACGCGTACCCTCAAGGTGCGCATTGTGACGAACAATCCGCACGGAATGCTCAAGAAGGACATGTATGTGACGGCCATCGTGCAGTCTGGCAACACAAAGGCGCTGACCGTTCCAGACGATGCCGTGCTCAGGAACGACGTGAACGAACCGTTTGTGTATGTTCTCTCGGGGAGCAATCAGTTTTCGCAGCGCCTGGTCACCATCGGCCGCAGTGAGGGCGGCGAGACCCAGATCCTCAGCGGACTCAAGGAAGGTGACAAAGTGGCCGGAAACGGCAGCCTGTTTCTGCAATTTGCCAGATCGCTCACGGGATGA
- a CDS encoding CusA/CzcA family heavy metal efflux RND transporter: protein MIHRIVHFALHQRFFIIVLVGFLIVGGVLSFERMPIDAYPDLSPPLVDIITQWPGHAAEEVERQITVPVEIEMNGMPNLDAMRSTSLYGLSDVVLSFRFGTDDYFCRQLVYERLAGAELPSGVTPTLAPLSSPSDLIYRYVVQSPDRTPQELKTIQDWILNHAYRSIPGVADDSGFGGTTMQYQVLLDPSQLYSYHITVPQVMQALSANNANSGGGFYSQGGQFFYVRGLGLVRDTKDIQNIVVASHQGAPVYIGDVGKVAVGHAPRLGEFGFMDNDDAVEGVIMMRTGEQTQYVLQRIEQETKYLNSQVLPKDVKIHTFYDRSGLVDLTTSTVENNLLRGMVLVLIVLIFFLVSVRAAVITALTIPLCLLFSFIFLHLEGVSANLLSIGAIDFGILIDGTVVMMENIYRELGLREGQEYDLKEAILYAARDVDRPVFYSVAVIIAGYLPIYALGGAAGRLFHPMADTMSYALVGALLLSLTLVPVLISYWFKSGVREKVNRPYEWVKRVYGRQLDWALDHRALTMAIALAIFCAVMLLAPLIGGEFMPHLDEGALWVRATMPYTISWQEAAEVAPRVRKILMSYPQVTEVGSELGRPDDGTDATGFFNCEFYVGLRPYNDSAWKTGQIRDKEDLIKSIDGKLTTFPGIIFNYTQPAEDAVDEALTGLKSALAVKIYGPDLQVLQATALKIKTTLEKVPGFADLVVVRELGQPSLLIHIDRQKIARYGVNVSDVEAVIGAAVGGQPTTQVIQGEKLFDLVVRMEPQFRSGPGSIGNLLVGTPDGQQVPLKDLADISVGNGASFIYRENNFRYVGIQYSVEGRDLAGAVAAGQRAIAPIVDTLPQGYRVAWGGEYSEYLAAKKQLDVIVPLTVLLIFLILFALYGNFKFPVAIAIGVVVTEPVGALLALKLTNTPFSVSSVLGLLVLMGVSTEMAVVLYSYINKLRLEGKDIREATRQAALLRLRPIMMTALVACLGLLPAALSHGIGSDTQRPFAIVIVGGLISPLLLGFFVNPILYSLVAKDGDVLQV, encoded by the coding sequence ATGATCCATCGCATCGTTCATTTCGCTCTGCATCAGCGGTTCTTCATTATTGTTCTTGTAGGCTTTCTGATTGTTGGGGGCGTTCTGTCGTTCGAGCGGATGCCCATTGACGCGTACCCTGACCTTTCGCCTCCCCTTGTCGATATCATCACTCAATGGCCCGGACATGCCGCCGAGGAAGTGGAGCGCCAGATCACCGTTCCCGTCGAAATTGAGATGAACGGCATGCCCAATCTCGACGCCATGCGTTCCACCTCGCTTTACGGACTATCCGACGTCGTCCTGTCATTCCGGTTCGGCACTGATGACTATTTTTGCCGGCAGCTCGTCTATGAGCGTCTGGCAGGGGCGGAATTGCCCAGCGGAGTGACGCCCACGCTGGCTCCGCTTTCGAGCCCCAGCGACCTGATTTACCGGTACGTCGTTCAGAGCCCTGACCGCACCCCCCAGGAGCTGAAGACGATCCAGGACTGGATTCTCAATCACGCCTATCGCTCGATCCCCGGCGTAGCCGATGATTCCGGCTTCGGTGGAACAACCATGCAGTACCAGGTGCTGCTGGATCCGTCGCAGCTTTACAGCTATCACATCACGGTCCCGCAGGTAATGCAGGCCCTTTCTGCCAACAACGCCAACAGCGGCGGGGGCTTCTATTCGCAGGGCGGGCAGTTCTTTTACGTCAGGGGCCTCGGACTGGTTCGCGACACGAAGGACATTCAAAACATCGTCGTAGCCAGCCACCAGGGCGCGCCTGTTTATATCGGCGACGTGGGCAAGGTGGCAGTTGGCCACGCGCCTCGCCTGGGTGAATTTGGTTTTATGGACAACGACGATGCCGTGGAAGGCGTCATCATGATGCGCACCGGCGAGCAGACGCAATACGTGCTCCAGCGCATCGAGCAGGAAACGAAATACCTGAACAGCCAGGTCCTGCCCAAAGACGTCAAGATCCACACATTTTACGACCGCAGCGGCCTGGTTGACCTGACGACCTCAACGGTGGAAAACAACCTGCTGCGCGGCATGGTCCTGGTCCTCATTGTCCTGATCTTTTTCCTGGTGAGCGTCCGCGCTGCGGTGATTACCGCCTTGACCATTCCGCTCTGCCTGTTGTTCTCCTTTATCTTTCTTCATCTGGAAGGCGTGTCCGCCAATTTGCTCTCCATCGGGGCAATCGATTTCGGCATCCTCATTGACGGAACTGTCGTCATGATGGAGAACATTTATCGTGAGCTGGGCTTGCGCGAGGGCCAGGAATATGACCTGAAGGAAGCGATTCTTTACGCGGCGCGCGATGTGGACCGTCCGGTTTTTTACTCGGTCGCCGTGATTATTGCGGGTTATCTTCCCATCTACGCGCTAGGCGGAGCTGCCGGCCGGCTCTTTCACCCCATGGCCGACACCATGTCATATGCCCTCGTAGGCGCGCTCCTGCTTTCTCTCACCCTGGTGCCGGTCCTGATTTCATACTGGTTTAAGTCGGGTGTCAGGGAAAAGGTGAACCGGCCTTACGAATGGGTCAAGCGCGTCTATGGCCGTCAACTGGACTGGGCGCTCGACCATCGCGCCCTGACCATGGCCATTGCCCTCGCGATCTTCTGCGCCGTAATGCTGCTGGCGCCGCTGATTGGCGGTGAATTTATGCCGCACCTCGATGAAGGCGCCTTGTGGGTCCGGGCAACTATGCCATACACCATCTCCTGGCAGGAGGCCGCCGAGGTTGCGCCCAGGGTCCGCAAAATCCTCATGTCCTATCCTCAGGTAACCGAGGTCGGCTCTGAGCTGGGCCGCCCCGATGACGGCACTGATGCGACAGGGTTCTTTAACTGCGAGTTTTATGTTGGCCTGAGGCCTTACAACGACAGCGCCTGGAAAACGGGACAGATCCGGGACAAGGAGGACCTCATCAAGTCCATCGACGGCAAGCTCACGACTTTTCCGGGCATCATCTTCAACTACACGCAGCCTGCCGAAGATGCTGTGGACGAAGCCCTGACGGGGCTCAAGAGCGCTCTTGCCGTCAAGATTTATGGCCCCGACCTCCAGGTTTTGCAGGCTACGGCGCTGAAAATCAAAACCACGCTCGAAAAGGTTCCGGGCTTTGCGGACCTGGTCGTGGTGCGCGAGTTGGGCCAGCCAAGCCTTCTGATTCATATTGACCGGCAGAAGATTGCCCGCTACGGCGTCAACGTGTCCGACGTTGAGGCGGTGATTGGGGCGGCGGTTGGCGGCCAGCCCACCACGCAAGTAATCCAGGGCGAAAAGCTGTTTGATTTGGTCGTTCGCATGGAACCGCAGTTTCGCTCTGGTCCCGGCTCCATCGGCAACTTGCTGGTTGGCACGCCGGACGGCCAGCAGGTGCCGCTGAAAGACCTGGCGGACATCAGCGTCGGCAATGGCGCATCCTTCATCTATCGGGAGAATAATTTTCGTTACGTCGGTATCCAGTACAGCGTCGAGGGGCGGGACCTGGCCGGCGCGGTCGCCGCAGGCCAGCGTGCCATTGCGCCGATTGTGGACACATTGCCCCAGGGGTATCGCGTTGCCTGGGGTGGTGAGTACAGCGAGTATCTAGCCGCCAAAAAGCAGTTGGACGTGATCGTTCCGCTGACCGTCCTGCTGATTTTCCTGATCCTCTTTGCCCTTTACGGGAACTTCAAGTTTCCCGTAGCCATTGCGATCGGCGTGGTGGTTACGGAACCTGTCGGGGCCCTGCTGGCGCTGAAGTTGACCAACACCCCCTTCAGTGTTTCATCGGTCCTGGGGTTGCTGGTCCTTATGGGAGTGTCGACGGAGATGGCGGTGGTCCTCTATTCCTACATCAACAAGCTCCGCTTGGAAGGGAAGGATATCCGCGAGGCCACCCGACAGGCTGCCTTGCTTCGGCTGCGCCCGATCATGATGACGGCCCTGGTAGCCTGCTTGGGGCTGCTGCCGGCCGCGCTTTCCCACGGAATTGGTTCTGACACGCAACGGCCGTTTGCTATCGTTATCGTGGGCGGGTTGATCTCTCCGCTGCTGCTGGGCTTTTTCGTTAATCCCATCCTCTATAGCCTGGTGGCGAAAGACGGGGACGTCCTGCAGGTCTAG